A window of Parasynechococcus marenigrum WH 8102 contains these coding sequences:
- the rplC gene encoding 50S ribosomal protein L3: MSIGILGKKLGMSQFFDEQGRAVPVTLIEAGPCRITQLKSSDTDGYAAVQIGFGDTREKLINKPAKGHLNKTGETLLRHLREYRVDGLDGFELGGSITVGDFEAGQKVDVSGDTIGRGFSGYQKRHGFSRGPMTHGSKNHREPGSIGPGTTPGRIYPGKRMAGRYGGKKITTRGLTILKVDSERNLLVVKGSVPGKPGALLNIRPALRVGAKPAKGGQ; this comes from the coding sequence ATGTCAATCGGCATTCTCGGGAAGAAGCTGGGCATGTCCCAGTTCTTCGACGAGCAGGGCAGAGCCGTCCCCGTCACCTTGATCGAGGCCGGTCCCTGCCGCATCACCCAACTCAAAAGCAGCGACACCGATGGCTATGCCGCGGTGCAGATCGGCTTTGGCGACACCCGCGAAAAGCTGATCAACAAGCCTGCCAAGGGTCACCTCAACAAAACCGGTGAAACCCTCCTCCGCCACCTGCGTGAATACCGCGTTGATGGCCTGGACGGTTTCGAACTGGGCGGATCGATCACCGTCGGTGATTTCGAAGCCGGCCAGAAGGTTGATGTCAGCGGTGACACGATCGGCCGTGGTTTCTCCGGTTATCAGAAACGCCACGGTTTCAGCCGTGGACCGATGACCCACGGTTCCAAGAACCACCGCGAGCCCGGTTCGATCGGACCCGGCACCACGCCTGGTCGCATCTACCCCGGCAAGCGCATGGCCGGTCGCTACGGCGGCAAGAAGATCACTACCCGCGGCCTGACCATCCTCAAGGTGGACAGCGAGCGCAACCTACTGGTGGTGAAAGGGTCGGTCCCCGGCAAGCCGGGCGCCCTGCTGAACATCCGACCCGCCCTGCGGGTGGGTGCCAAGCCCGCCAAAGGAGGACAGTGA
- a CDS encoding 50S ribosomal protein L23, whose product MTERFQGRLADVIRRPLITEKATRALEFNQYTFEVDHRAAKPDIKAAIEQLFDVKVTGISTMNPPRRTRRMGRFAGKRAQVKKAVVRLAEGNSIQLFPES is encoded by the coding sequence ATGACTGAGCGTTTCCAGGGCCGCCTGGCTGACGTGATCCGTCGGCCGCTGATCACCGAGAAGGCCACCCGGGCCCTCGAGTTCAACCAGTACACCTTCGAGGTGGACCACCGCGCCGCAAAACCCGACATCAAGGCCGCTATCGAGCAGCTCTTCGATGTGAAGGTGACCGGCATCAGCACCATGAATCCCCCCCGTCGCACGCGTCGGATGGGTCGCTTCGCCGGCAAACGAGCCCAGGTGAAGAAAGCCGTGGTGCGCCTGGCGGAGGGCAACTCGATCCAACTCTTCCCTGAGTCCTGA
- the rpsQ gene encoding 30S ribosomal protein S17 produces the protein MAVKERVGTVVSDKMEKTVVVAVESRFPHPIYQKTVSRTTRYKAHDEDNSCRVGDRVRITETRPMSRHKRWAIAEVLSHSPKADKSAGSTAPAPEAAAKEVSE, from the coding sequence ATGGCAGTCAAGGAAAGGGTCGGCACCGTCGTCAGCGACAAGATGGAAAAAACGGTGGTTGTGGCGGTGGAAAGCCGCTTCCCCCATCCCATCTATCAAAAGACGGTCAGCCGCACCACCCGTTACAAAGCCCACGACGAAGACAACTCCTGTCGCGTCGGAGACCGTGTTCGCATCACGGAAACCCGTCCGATGAGCCGGCACAAGCGCTGGGCCATCGCCGAGGTCCTGAGCCACAGCCCAAAAGCTGACAAATCAGCCGGAAGCACTGCTCCAGCACCTGAGGCTGCGGCCAAGGAGGTGAGCGAATGA
- the rpsC gene encoding 30S ribosomal protein S3, producing MGHKINPTGLRLGITQEHRSRWYASSKSYPALLQEDDRIRKFIHKKYGSAGISDVLIARKADQLEVELKTARPGVLVGRQGSGIEELRSGIQKTVGDRSRQVRINVVEVERVDGDAFLLAEYIAQQLEKRVAFRRTIRMAVQRAQRAGVLGLKIQVSGRLNGAEIARTEWTREGRVPLHTLRADIDYATKVASTTYGVLGIKVWVFKGEVLGDEAPLIPVGASPRRRASRRPQQFEDRSNEG from the coding sequence ATGGGACACAAGATCAACCCAACCGGTCTGCGCCTGGGGATCACCCAGGAACACCGGTCACGCTGGTACGCCTCCAGCAAGAGTTATCCGGCCCTCCTTCAGGAGGACGATCGGATTCGCAAGTTCATTCACAAGAAATACGGTTCTGCCGGCATCAGCGATGTGCTGATCGCCCGCAAGGCCGATCAACTCGAAGTGGAGCTCAAAACCGCACGCCCCGGCGTGCTGGTGGGCCGCCAGGGCAGCGGAATCGAGGAACTCCGTTCCGGAATCCAGAAGACGGTCGGCGATCGGAGCCGCCAGGTTCGGATCAATGTCGTCGAAGTGGAGCGCGTTGACGGTGACGCCTTCCTGCTGGCTGAGTACATCGCCCAGCAACTGGAAAAACGTGTGGCGTTCCGCCGCACCATCCGCATGGCCGTCCAGCGCGCCCAACGCGCTGGTGTTCTCGGCCTGAAGATCCAGGTGTCCGGCCGCCTCAACGGCGCCGAGATCGCCCGGACCGAGTGGACCCGAGAAGGTCGCGTTCCCCTGCACACCCTGCGGGCGGACATCGATTACGCCACCAAGGTGGCCAGCACGACCTACGGCGTGCTGGGCATCAAGGTGTGGGTCTTCAAGGGTGAAGTGCTGGGCGACGAAGCCCCGCTGATACCGGTGGGGGCTTCCCCTCGCCGCCGGGCCAGCCGTCGGCCCCAACAGTTCGAAGACCGCTCCAACGAGGGTTGA
- the rplD gene encoding 50S ribosomal protein L4 encodes MADCVIRDWQGKEAGKATLDLKVAKETTANDLMHRAVLRQQAHARQGTASTLTRSEVRGGGRKPYKQKGTGRARQGSIRTPLRPGGGIVFGPKPRTYNLAMNRKERRLALRTALMARVEDVTVVKDFGTSLEAPKTKEITDALGRLGIAADAKVLIVLTEPSDVVRRSVRNLEKVKLIAANQLNVFDLLHANALVLGEDALATIQEVYGDD; translated from the coding sequence ATGGCTGACTGCGTGATTCGCGACTGGCAGGGGAAGGAAGCCGGCAAGGCGACCCTCGATCTGAAAGTGGCCAAGGAGACCACGGCCAACGACCTGATGCACCGTGCGGTTCTGCGCCAGCAGGCCCACGCCCGTCAGGGAACCGCTTCCACCCTCACCCGATCCGAGGTGCGCGGTGGTGGCCGTAAGCCTTACAAGCAGAAGGGAACCGGCCGAGCCCGTCAGGGTTCGATCCGCACACCTCTGCGCCCCGGCGGCGGCATCGTCTTCGGGCCGAAGCCCCGCACCTACAACCTTGCGATGAACCGCAAGGAACGTCGTCTGGCCCTGCGCACCGCGCTCATGGCCCGCGTTGAAGACGTAACGGTGGTGAAGGACTTCGGCACGAGCCTCGAAGCCCCCAAGACCAAGGAGATCACGGACGCCCTCGGCCGGCTTGGCATCGCTGCCGACGCCAAGGTGCTGATTGTGCTCACCGAGCCTTCCGATGTGGTGCGCCGCTCCGTGCGCAACCTCGAAAAGGTGAAGCTGATCGCCGCCAATCAGCTCAACGTCTTCGATCTGCTCCACGCCAACGCCCTGGTGCTCGGCGAGGACGCCCTTGCAACCATCCAGGAGGTCTACGGCGATGACTGA
- the rpmC gene encoding 50S ribosomal protein L29, with translation MARPNAAEVRQLSDTDITEQINGLRRELFQLRFQQATRQLANTHRFKEVRIKLAQLMTVQSERQRSAAS, from the coding sequence ATGGCCCGTCCCAACGCCGCTGAGGTCCGCCAGCTGTCCGATACGGACATCACTGAACAGATCAATGGTCTTCGCCGCGAACTGTTTCAGCTCCGCTTCCAGCAGGCCACCCGCCAACTGGCCAATACGCACCGTTTCAAAGAGGTCCGCATCAAGCTGGCCCAGCTGATGACGGTGCAATCGGAGCGTCAGCGCTCCGCCGCGTCCTGA
- the rplV gene encoding 50S ribosomal protein L22, protein MTTSSTTAPIAQAHGRFIRGSVSKVRRVLDQIRGRTYRDALIMLEFMPYRSTGPITKVLRSAVANAEHNLGLDPASLVISSASADMGPSMKRYRPRAQGRAFQIKKQTCHISIAVAAQPDS, encoded by the coding sequence ATGACCACGTCATCCACCACGGCCCCGATCGCACAGGCCCACGGACGCTTCATCCGGGGCTCCGTGTCGAAGGTGCGCCGTGTTCTCGATCAGATCCGAGGTCGCACCTACCGCGACGCCCTGATCATGCTCGAGTTCATGCCGTATCGCTCCACCGGACCGATCACCAAGGTGCTCCGGTCCGCTGTGGCCAATGCCGAGCACAACCTGGGTCTTGATCCCGCCTCCCTGGTGATCTCCAGTGCCAGTGCCGACATGGGACCGTCCATGAAGCGCTACCGCCCCCGGGCTCAGGGTCGCGCTTTCCAGATCAAGAAGCAGACCTGCCACATCAGCATTGCTGTGGCGGCTCAGCCCGATTCCTGA
- the rplN gene encoding 50S ribosomal protein L14 has protein sequence MIQQESYLSVADNSGAKRIQCIRVLGTNRRYAHVGDVIVAAVKDAMPNMGVKKSDVVKAVVVRTKATLRRDTGNSIRFDDNAAVIINADNNPKGTRVFGPVARELRERNFTKIVSLAPEVI, from the coding sequence ATGATCCAGCAGGAGAGCTATCTGAGCGTCGCCGACAACAGCGGCGCCAAGCGCATCCAGTGCATCCGTGTGCTGGGCACCAACCGTCGCTACGCCCATGTGGGCGATGTAATCGTCGCTGCCGTGAAGGACGCCATGCCCAACATGGGTGTGAAGAAGTCCGATGTGGTGAAAGCCGTGGTGGTTCGCACCAAGGCAACCCTCCGTCGCGACACCGGTAACTCCATTCGGTTCGACGACAACGCAGCGGTGATCATCAACGCTGACAACAACCCCAAAGGCACCCGCGTCTTCGGACCGGTGGCCCGTGAATTGCGCGAGCGCAACTTCACGAAAATCGTGTCCCTCGCTCCGGAGGTGATCTGA
- the rplP gene encoding 50S ribosomal protein L16, with amino-acid sequence MLSPKRVKFRKMQRGRMRGVATRGNTIAFGEFALQAQECGWITSRQIEASRRAMTRYVKRGGKIWIRIFPDKSITMRAAETRMGSGKGNPEFWVAVIKPGRILFEMGGAEITPEIAKEAMRLAQYKLPVKTKFIALDEQQKQSAAEAPAAAEAVNVES; translated from the coding sequence ATGCTGAGTCCAAAACGCGTCAAATTCCGGAAAATGCAGCGAGGCCGCATGCGCGGCGTCGCCACCCGGGGCAACACCATCGCCTTCGGTGAATTCGCACTGCAGGCCCAGGAATGCGGCTGGATCACCTCGCGCCAGATCGAGGCCAGCCGTCGCGCCATGACCCGCTACGTCAAGCGTGGCGGCAAGATCTGGATCCGGATCTTCCCGGACAAATCGATCACCATGCGCGCCGCCGAAACCCGGATGGGTTCCGGTAAGGGCAACCCAGAATTCTGGGTGGCGGTGATCAAGCCAGGTCGCATCCTCTTTGAGATGGGCGGTGCCGAAATCACCCCCGAAATCGCCAAGGAGGCCATGCGTCTGGCGCAGTACAAGCTGCCCGTGAAGACCAAGTTCATCGCTCTTGATGAACAGCAGAAGCAATCGGCTGCGGAAGCACCGGCTGCTGCTGAAGCCGTCAACGTGGAGTCCTGA
- the rplB gene encoding 50S ribosomal protein L2, which yields MAIRNFRPYTPGTRTRVVTDFSEVTGRKPERSLVVSKHRRKGRNNRGVITCRHRGGGHKRLYRVVDFRRNKHGITAKVAAIHYDPHRNARLALLFYADGEKRYILAPAGVQVGQTVVSGPDAPIENGNAMPLSAVPLGSSVHCVELYAGRGGQMVRTAGASAQVMAKEGDYVALKLPSTEVRLVRRECYATLGEVGNSEVRNTSLGKAGRRRWLGRRPQVRGSVMNPCDHPHGGGEGRAPIGRSGPVTPWGKPALGLKTRKRNKPSNRYVLRKRRKTSKRSRGGRDS from the coding sequence ATGGCAATCCGTAACTTCCGCCCCTACACCCCCGGTACCAGAACCCGGGTGGTCACCGACTTCAGTGAGGTCACCGGCCGCAAGCCGGAACGGTCCCTGGTGGTGTCCAAACACCGCCGCAAGGGCCGCAACAACCGTGGTGTGATCACCTGCCGCCATCGCGGTGGCGGTCACAAACGGCTGTACCGCGTGGTGGACTTCCGCCGTAACAAGCACGGCATCACCGCCAAGGTGGCTGCCATCCACTACGACCCCCATCGCAACGCCCGTCTGGCGCTGCTCTTCTACGCCGACGGCGAGAAGCGCTACATCCTTGCCCCGGCAGGGGTTCAGGTGGGGCAGACCGTGGTCTCCGGACCCGACGCCCCGATCGAGAACGGCAACGCCATGCCGCTGTCGGCCGTGCCCCTGGGTTCCAGCGTTCACTGCGTTGAGCTCTATGCCGGCCGCGGTGGCCAGATGGTCCGCACCGCTGGTGCCAGCGCTCAGGTTATGGCCAAAGAAGGCGACTACGTCGCCCTCAAGCTGCCTTCCACCGAGGTGCGCCTGGTCCGCCGTGAGTGCTACGCCACCCTCGGTGAAGTGGGCAACTCAGAAGTCCGCAACACCAGCCTTGGCAAGGCCGGTCGTCGCCGCTGGCTGGGGCGTCGTCCCCAGGTTCGAGGCAGTGTGATGAACCCCTGCGACCACCCCCACGGTGGTGGTGAGGGTCGGGCACCGATTGGCCGCTCAGGCCCGGTGACCCCTTGGGGCAAACCCGCCCTCGGTCTCAAGACCCGCAAGCGGAACAAGCCCAGCAACCGATACGTGCTCCGGAAGCGTCGCAAGACCTCCAAGCGGAGCCGTGGCGGACGCGATTCCTGA
- the rpsS gene encoding 30S ribosomal protein S19: MGRSLKKGPFIADSLLRKVEKQNDTDDKSVIKTWSRASTILPMMIGHTIAVHNGKSHVPVFITEQMVGHKLGEFAPTRTFKGHIKDKKGGR; this comes from the coding sequence ATGGGACGTTCACTCAAAAAAGGTCCGTTTATTGCCGACAGCCTGCTTCGCAAGGTTGAAAAGCAGAACGACACCGATGACAAGTCCGTGATCAAGACCTGGTCTCGGGCCTCCACGATCCTGCCGATGATGATCGGCCACACGATTGCCGTTCACAACGGCAAGTCCCACGTGCCGGTGTTCATCACCGAGCAGATGGTGGGTCACAAGCTGGGGGAGTTCGCTCCCACCCGCACCTTCAAGGGCCACATCAAAGACAAGAAAGGAGGCCGCTGA
- the rplX gene encoding 50S ribosomal protein L24, giving the protein MATATSKAKPSDRIKMRIRKGDTVQVIAGKDKGKTGEVLRTLPNENRLIVEGVNMRTRHEKPTQEGETGRIVNEEASLHASNVMLYSTAKKVASRVEIVVEKDGSKKRKLKKTGEVLD; this is encoded by the coding sequence ATGGCCACCGCAACCAGCAAGGCCAAGCCCAGCGATCGCATCAAGATGCGCATCCGCAAAGGCGACACCGTTCAGGTGATCGCCGGCAAGGACAAGGGCAAAACCGGCGAGGTGCTGCGCACCCTGCCCAACGAGAACCGCTTAATCGTGGAGGGCGTCAACATGCGCACCCGCCACGAGAAGCCCACCCAGGAAGGTGAGACCGGACGCATCGTCAACGAGGAAGCATCCCTGCATGCCTCCAACGTGATGCTCTATTCCACCGCCAAGAAGGTGGCGAGCCGCGTCGAGATCGTCGTCGAAAAGGACGGCAGCAAGAAGCGCAAGCTCAAGAAAACCGGTGAAGTCCTCGACTGA